The proteins below come from a single Aphanothece sacrum FPU1 genomic window:
- a CDS encoding ParA family protein: MGLVISTVNMKGGVGKTTLTVNLATCLAKYHGKRVLVLDLDSQISATLSLMSPHEFAQTRKKRRTLSYLLDNIIQPNPHSKLDIHDIIQPYISDIEGLDLLPGDLELYDEYIVSQQLHKQATMIENPDFENVWNHFERFLVKKILDAVVEYYDFIIMDCAPGYNLLTRSGLCASNYYLLPARPEPLSIVGIQLLERRVAKLKESHQTTQSLNLNLLGVVFISSGGGLLSRYYNKVMRRVQQDFQPHQLFNTSIPMDVNVAKAVDSFKPVVTAIPGSSGAKAFVKLTEEFLGKLLLN, from the coding sequence ATGGGATTAGTTATTAGTACCGTTAACATGAAAGGTGGAGTAGGCAAAACTACTCTAACAGTTAATTTAGCCACTTGTTTAGCCAAATATCATGGCAAACGGGTACTGGTATTAGACTTAGATTCTCAAATTAGTGCAACTCTTAGTTTAATGTCTCCTCATGAGTTTGCTCAAACTCGAAAAAAACGTCGCACCCTGAGTTATTTATTGGATAATATTATTCAACCTAATCCTCATAGTAAACTAGATATTCATGATATTATTCAACCTTATATCTCTGATATTGAAGGCTTAGATTTATTGCCTGGAGATTTAGAACTTTATGATGAATATATTGTTTCTCAACAGCTTCATAAACAAGCGACAATGATAGAAAATCCCGATTTTGAAAATGTTTGGAATCATTTTGAAAGATTCTTAGTTAAAAAGATTTTAGATGCGGTGGTTGAATATTACGATTTTATTATTATGGACTGCGCTCCAGGTTATAATTTATTAACTAGAAGTGGATTATGTGCGAGTAATTATTATTTATTACCGGCCCGTCCAGAACCTTTATCAATAGTGGGAATTCAACTGTTAGAAAGACGAGTTGCTAAACTCAAAGAAAGTCATCAAACCACTCAATCTTTGAACCTCAATTTATTAGGAGTGGTCTTTATTTCATCCGGTGGGGGTTTACTGAGTCGTTATTATAATAAAGTTATGCGACGGGTTCAACAAGATTTTCAACCTCATCAATTATTTAATACTTCTATTCCCATGGATGTTAATGTTGCTAAAGCTGTTGATAGTTTTAAACCGGTTGTTACAGCTATTCCAGGTTCTAGTGGGGCTAAAGCTTTTGTTAAATTAACTGAAGAATTTTTGGGTAAATTACTCCTTAATTAA
- a CDS encoding PEP-CTERM sorting domain-containing protein: protein MNTKLSVVFALVNSVAILVAVPNIASAASITHEASFPTGGGFADTDFKANFFLPKFNSSLGTLEKVIVMLTGSVKGKAEYENRSASSSAITLNLTANIKLKETANEQELAFVKPLVDVELTAPAFDGIRDFSGTSGGVFEGSATKMDTKTYDFVDILTLFTGSGDIGLTLDAEANSIIQGSGKISSELDTFAGGNVKIIYEYLEKEDDVDPMVPEPLTMLGAGTALGFGGFFKRKLAQKKK from the coding sequence ATGAACACAAAACTCTCTGTCGTTTTTGCCCTAGTAAATTCTGTTGCTATTCTTGTAGCAGTACCTAATATTGCCAGTGCTGCTTCTATCACTCATGAAGCTTCGTTTCCAACTGGGGGAGGTTTTGCAGATACAGATTTCAAGGCTAATTTCTTCTTACCTAAATTTAATTCCAGTTTAGGGACACTTGAAAAAGTTATTGTAATGTTAACGGGTAGCGTAAAAGGAAAGGCAGAATACGAAAATAGAAGTGCGTCTTCGAGCGCAATTACACTAAATCTCACTGCTAATATAAAATTAAAAGAAACAGCCAATGAACAAGAATTAGCTTTTGTTAAGCCATTAGTGGATGTAGAATTGACTGCTCCTGCGTTTGATGGCATAAGAGACTTTTCTGGAACATCAGGAGGAGTTTTCGAGGGGTCTGCCACCAAGATGGACACTAAGACTTACGACTTTGTTGACATCCTTACCTTGTTTACTGGCTCCGGGGATATTGGTTTAACCCTAGATGCTGAAGCTAATTCTATCATTCAAGGTTCAGGAAAGATAAGTAGTGAGTTGGACACATTTGCAGGAGGAAATGTTAAAATAATCTATGAATATCTTGAAAAAGAGGATGATGTTGATCCCATGGTTCCCGAACCTTTAACTATGTTGGGCGCAGGAACTGCTTTAGGGTTTGGCGGTTTCTTCAAACGTAAACTCGCACAGAAGAAAAAATAA
- a CDS encoding histidine kinase has product MLEPPNLKTTSESDIPAPVSIQLLLFVDERPSSYEHIRQIQGYLDSVKTDNLWELQVIEIHEQPHLVEHFRLVATPALVKVAPEPRQTLAGSNIVNQLKKWWPRWKLAIEEEKIEQSKNGQNIAKTSESLNSLKYSSELIRLSDQIFRLNQEKEELLQQLKFKDQVLAMLAHDLRSPLTAASIAVETLEIAQNNQNIQRHAQLKEQLYQQARKQFRVMNRLITDMLQASKSLNGQLQVKYSQVFLPELCEEILRQYQDRFNAKCLTLSQDIPQDIPLVYGNQELIRQVIVNLLDNAIKYTPEEGEVTVSILHRTTQKIQVSVCDTGPGIPEEKRELIFEGHFRLKRDQEKEGYGLGLSLCRKIVRAHYGQIWVDSILGQGSCFHFTLPVYR; this is encoded by the coding sequence GTGTTAGAACCCCCCAACCTCAAAACAACCTCTGAATCAGACATTCCCGCTCCTGTGTCCATTCAGCTTTTGTTGTTTGTCGATGAGCGTCCCAGTTCTTATGAGCATATTCGGCAAATACAAGGTTATCTTGATAGTGTGAAAACCGATAATCTCTGGGAACTGCAAGTCATTGAAATCCATGAACAACCTCATTTAGTCGAACATTTTCGTTTAGTAGCAACTCCAGCTTTAGTTAAAGTGGCCCCCGAACCCAGACAGACTTTAGCCGGGAGTAACATTGTCAATCAACTCAAAAAATGGTGGCCCAGATGGAAATTAGCCATTGAAGAAGAAAAAATAGAGCAGTCTAAAAATGGGCAAAATATCGCAAAAACATCTGAGAGTTTGAACTCACTGAAGTATTCATCCGAACTCATCCGTCTATCAGATCAAATTTTTCGCCTGAACCAAGAAAAAGAAGAACTGTTACAGCAGCTAAAATTTAAGGATCAAGTGTTGGCCATGCTCGCTCATGATTTGCGTAGTCCCTTAACGGCGGCTTCTATTGCCGTAGAAACCCTGGAAATAGCTCAAAATAACCAAAATATCCAACGTCATGCTCAATTAAAAGAACAACTTTATCAACAGGCCCGTAAACAGTTCCGCGTTATGAATCGTCTGATTACTGATATGCTTCAAGCTTCTAAAAGCTTAAATGGTCAGTTACAGGTCAAATATAGTCAAGTATTCTTACCAGAGTTATGTGAAGAAATCCTCAGACAATATCAGGATAGATTTAACGCTAAATGCCTCACCTTGAGTCAAGATATACCCCAAGATATTCCCCTGGTTTATGGAAATCAAGAATTAATCCGTCAAGTGATTGTCAATTTATTAGATAATGCGATTAAATATACTCCAGAGGAGGGAGAAGTAACGGTTTCAATTTTGCACCGAACTACTCAAAAAATCCAAGTCAGTGTCTGTGATACGGGTCCTGGTATTCCTGAAGAAAAACGAGAGCTAATTTTTGAAGGTCATTTCCGTCTTAAACGAGATCAAGAAAAAGAAGGTTACGGATTGGGTTTATCTTTGTGTCGTAAAATTGTGCGCGCTCATTATGGACAAATCTGGGTTGATAGTATACTAGGACAAGGTAGTTGTTTTCACTTTACTTTACCTGTTTATCGTTAA